The following coding sequences lie in one Nycticebus coucang isolate mNycCou1 chromosome 18, mNycCou1.pri, whole genome shotgun sequence genomic window:
- the LOC128570857 gene encoding cytochrome c oxidase subunit 8A, mitochondrial-like, producing the protein MSVLTPLLLRGLTGSARRLPTPCTRVHSKPPREQLGTMDIAIGLTSCFVCFLLPSGWVLSHLENYKKRE; encoded by the coding sequence ATGTCCGTCCTGACGCCTCTGCTGCTGCGGGGCCTCACCGGCTCTGCCCGGCGGCTCCCGACGCCCTGCACCCGGGTCCATTCGAAGCCGCCGCGGGAGCAGCTTGGGACCATGGATATTGCCATTGGGCTCACCTCCTGCTTCGTGTGTTTCCTCCTGCCATCGGGCTGGGTCCTGTCACACCTGGAGAACTACAAGAAGCGGGAGTGA